aggtttctccATGGAAGGAAGTTCTAAGATTCGGTcgtaagggtaagttgagccctaggttcattgagCCGTATCGGATTCTGAAACGTGTAGGACCggttgcttatcagttggagctacttCCAGAGTTAGATtgtattcacgatgtgtttcacgtctcgatgttgagacgGTATTAGTCTGATCCATCTCATGTTATCtcggttgaggagattgaggtcagaccagacttgacttttgaggagaaGTCAGTTCATATTCTGGATCGTGGTGTTAATGTTTCGAGGAGGAAGTCCATACCGTTAATGAAGGTTCTGTGGCGAAATCATGGCACCGAGGAAGCCACATAGGAACTTGAGGACTCGATGCGTCAatagtatcctcatctattctgatcaggtaaatttcgaggttaaaatttcttttagggggtagagttgtaacgtctTGAAAATATATTTTTGCTTCTGTGAATATCTGACACAagtatgtatctgcttcagtggttaagtgttctgggtatgtgtgaAAGATCTTGGGTTTAAGTCCCACCTTTGTTAATCTTATTATTTTTGGATCAAGCCTTATCCTTGATCAATTGACTTATATTAAATTGTCTAAATATCcgtatcagaatgagcctgctggttcgagtggtaagggtgttggtgtgttggaggtcttgtgtttgaatccatGTGTTAGCATGGGTATTTATTTTTGCTCGGTTGTTAGGCAGAGTTTTGGTTGAGCTCAAATTCTGAAGGAGTTATCAGTTATGGGTAAGTGGGAGAAACATAAGGGATATTGTTGACATATCTTGTGATTTCTCtttctttttgaaatttttgagtATTTTCCTCTTCTTCCAAAAAGGATTTGACGTCGATTTCTGTTCTCCCTCCACTTCCCCATCAATTTCGATTTCTGTTCCTTTTCATCTTACCTTAATATTGGTTCTTTCGTTCCTTTCAAATTTTTGGTTCACGTTTATTGTATTCGCGCGGTTTTGGTAAGTCTCTTAATTCTTTCGTTGTAGTAGCGTTACGCTTGTGGTTGGGAATCTAATTCTATAAATGGTTGCGTAGGTGAAGGCGGTGAATCAGTAGTTTTTGCCTCAACGGTTTAACTTTCGTGTAGTCATTTTGCGGTGGTAAGTGTGGAACATTGCTCAGTTTAGTTTGTTAAGTTTGGTAAATAGTTTGCTTATAGGACTTTTGGGATTCTGTTTTTAGGTGCTGGTGGTCTTAGGAACGTTTTTGCATCGAAACGGTACCATGTGTGTTCCCGAAATGCAAAAAAACAAGTTTCGATAAAAGCCAAAAAATTGTTCTATCAACACCATAAGGACGTGTGGCCGGTTGTGTGGATGGCCGTGTGGTCAATGAAGGCATGGCCGTGCGCAGTACATAACcatatgggccacacgggctaggccaaggTGGGCGTGTGGGTTTTAGGCCAATCCGAATAGGACACGAAGGTAAGGCCaaatctgggcgtgtgggccacacgggcatgtgggcccataattctgaaatttttcctaGGATCACACGGGTCGCTCCGATCGACtatgggcctactgtagggtcggtaagggctatgTAACCTATTTTGAATGCTATGATATTTTGTTAGACTGATCTAAGTAGGATACTAATGTTTGTCTGACTGTATTGCCATATGTATATCTGTTATTTATATAAAAACATGTCAAGCATGTTTAATCTGATAGATCTGTATCTGATTTTTTATATCTGatttggggtgggatttgtatatgaggaggaagtattctgtttGGCGTTAAATGCCTATATTTtggcagcttggctgcatatATTCTGATATGTGCCTTAATGACACAATGTGGTGTGTAGGATAGGTGGGTGTtcttaaccccacatggtgtgatggcatggtcagagatggtgtgtagaggatgggggtaggatttatgCATATCTGCTTCTCGATCTGATTCTGAATCTGAAACTGTATCTGTTTCTGGCtgtgtttgtaattttgtatgtttgcatgcttaattcggCTAGGTTacgcactgagttttcgtaaactcacatctgttaTCTGTTTTGTTAGGTAATACAtagacttaggcggatcggtgcgatGGAGTCTCACGGTGACCACAAGTTTGTGAATTGACTTTAAATAAtgggtttttatttaattacggATTATTTCTGGGAGTGTTGTAATTATTGGACTCTCTGGAttgtttgaatttttattttggttttggttatgttttaaattttagaGTGACGTTTGATTAAAATTACGATTCTACGAAATCAAAGGTTTTTTTTCGAAAGTACGAACTGGATTTCCAAAATATAATAGTTTTAAAGATTTCCGCTGTAAATTATATTTTGGgtaaatgaattaattaaataacgTTTTCACTAATAGTTATAAAATTTGGATGATTTATCGGAACAACACTGTTTTCAAAACTCTTCCATGTAACACTCTTTAattcaaccataacgtctaggccgagtttggagtATTACACCTTTtatcaaaatttatcaatttctTCATAGAAAATATAGTTTAGGTTAGCATATACAACCAATATTACTATTTGTTTGAAGAGTTGATTGATGAGAAAGAAACATTTAAAAACAATTTATTCAACAAATTCAGACacgagaaagaaaacaaaacagaTACAAAGGATTGGTATATACAAAAAATCTTacataagaaagaaaacaaagtatTGGTATACACAATATTAGAATTTAGCATGCCCTACAGTCCTTCCATTCTAAcatgagaaagaaaacaaaacaattttttttgtttgaacAGTGGTAGAAATCGGTGGACAAAATTGCTTATATAGGAAATTGAATACACAGTATATATTTAATGCATTTAATGCATTTTTCTAATTTGATTacaattttaaaaacaaatattgAACTTTCAAatgcataatgtgatttttgcttgattgagTTATTCGTATTAGAGCA
This is a stretch of genomic DNA from Gossypium arboreum isolate Shixiya-1 chromosome 11, ASM2569848v2, whole genome shotgun sequence. It encodes these proteins:
- the LOC108485317 gene encoding uncharacterized protein LOC108485317 — its product is MAPYEALYGCKCRTPLYWIELGKCRVLSLELVSETENKVSPWKEVLRFGRKGKLSPRFIEPYRILKRVGPSDPSHVISVEEIEVRPDLTFEEKSVHILDRGVNVSRRKSIPLMKVLWRNHGTEEAT